One genomic window of Fusarium fujikuroi IMI 58289 draft genome, chromosome FFUJ_chr01 includes the following:
- a CDS encoding related to GTPase-activating protein (GAP): MSQPQDVASPVAQHHTDTEPEKHEQQQQQQQNTHEMFEKQDGPEVHDEKETTATTEDKQEDLDMHKTDEDSIAENHEDKAEDKHEEKPKESNDKPEGNQQDQLSQNDTNVKRLSSGTESDDTMSASDADDKFEDAVTQSPARSLTKRNISQAKRRDSEAEERTDRRSEESHQQEDTLDTKITQHKATGSEAGSVKGKQSRRKPSIASTRISNTSNLDNVSLDDDTPPSPVPKDLPPKPNSKTISLNSISLPSMPWSPAADTSKSPVPSTATLAPTPPVPQPPPPPSRKLTSPFSWLSRSSSKEREPPLPPPPAGRRNTAGSIATLSSNPEMMLSRLEEEKDGDSLPGDPAQRVTLKDRFKQLRQQEEAARAMAEGDSSKYDGALGLTLPGDEGQPQEKPPSSPVPQPIPGLAPGTVAGVNAGPSAISEEKVDWDLWQSVVYEGPAAVARTSAEELNKAIATGIPSAIRGVVWQVLADSKNDDLELVYKDLVARGTDKSKDRHSNSTTASSLSNGNLSVHSGDAVTSSASSINSDHSGTNGTPSPNEKSAEAVLKAQAAAAAERKRKDKEDAATLQKLEKTIRRDLGARTSYSKYAAAAGLQEGLFGVCKAYALFDEGVGYAQGMNFLIMPLLFNMPEQEAFCLLVRLMNHYKLRDLFIQDMPGLHMHLYQFERLLEDFEPALYCHLHRRGISPHLYATQWFLTLFAYRFPLQLVLRIYDLIFSEGLSAILRFGIVLMQKNASILLGLSDMQQLTTYLKDKLFDVYIDKDPSHGSLLENGFFGSSSSSIDKEVYRADQLVKDACEVKITPEMLKSYSTEWEEKTKAEKDRENELLELRTSNHNLSIQVRKLEERVEVCDREQADLATELVHTKVENQELKDENDSMRGQVRELKIVIEKQPMEIEETWKLERDDLMKRNMHVHEENQRLEKELSELEEELVQTKLRYAEINSQHETLNRKWTDLKRQFA, from the exons atGTCGCAACCGCAAGATGTCGCCTCACCGGTAGCCCAACATCACACCGATACCGAGCCTGAAAAGcatgagcagcagcagcagcagcagcaaaatACCCATGAAATGTTCGAGAAGCAAGATGGGCCAGAGGTTCACGAcgaaaaagaaacaacagCCACAACGGAGGACAAACAAGAAGATTTAGACATGCACAAAACAGACGAAGACAGTATAGCAGAGAACCATGAAGATAAGGCTGAAGACAAGCACGAAGAAAAACCAAAAGAGTCAAATGACAAGCCAGAGGGAAATCAACAAGATCAGCTGTCGCAAAACGACACCAATGTCAAAAGACTCTCGTCTGGCACGGAGTCTGACGACACTATGTCG GCATCTGACGCCGATGATAAATTCGAAGATGCTGTAACGCAGTCCCCTGCAAGGTCCCTTACCAAACGAAATATTTCACAGGCTAAACGCCGTGACAGCGAAGCGGAGGAGCGAACCGATCGGCGGTCTGAAGAGTCGCATCAACAAGAGGATACTCTAGACACAAAGATCACTCAACATAAAGCCACTGGATCCGAGGCAGGCAGTGTCAAAGGAAAGCAATCACGACGCAAACCGTCAATAGCTTCCACACGAATTTCCAATACTTCAAATCTGGATAACGTTAGTCTTGACGACGATACGCCACCATCTCCAG TGCCAAAAGATCTTCCACCGAAACCAAATAGCAAGACGATATCTCTGAACAGCATCTCTCTTCCGTCTATGCCATGGTCGCCCGCCGCTGATACTTCCAAAAGCCCTGTGCCATCAACAGCTACACTTGCGCCCACCCCACCAGTGCCTCAGCCTCCGCCACCACCGAGTCGAAAGCTGACAAGCCCCTTCTCTTGGCTTTCTCGAAGCTCCAGCAAAGAGAGAGAACCTCCGCTTCCACCCCCCCCTGCTGGCCGAAGGAACACAGCTGGTTCGATTGCAACATTATCAAGCAATCCTGAAATGATGTTGAGTCGacttgaggaggaaaaggaTGGAGACTCACTACCCGGCGACCCTGCCCAACGGGTCACCCTGAAAGACAGATTTAAGCAACTGCGacagcaagaagaggctgctcGCGCAATGGCCGAAGGTGACAGTAGTAAATATGACGGAGCTCTTGGCCTTACTTTGCCAGGTGATGAAGGCCAACCGCAAGAGAAGCCTCCGTCGTCGCCTGTTCCTCAGCCTATTCCTGGGCTGGCCCCCGGCACAGTTGCGGGAGTCAACGCAGGACCTTCGGCCATTTCAGAAGAAAAAGTTGATTGGGACTTGTGGCAATCTGTTGTTTATGAGGGGCCAGCTGCTGTTGCTCGAACTAGCGCCGAGGAACTGAACAAAGCTATTGCAACCGGCATCCCTAGTGCAATCCGTGGCGTTGTCTGGCAAGTGTTGGCTGATAGCAAGAACGATGACTTGGAATTGGTATACAAAGATCTGGTGGCTCGCGGTACAGACAAGAGCAAAGATCGTCACAGTAATAGTACGACTGCTAGTTCGCTGAGCAACGGAAACCTGAGCGTTCATAGCGGGGACGCGGTCACATCATCAGCCTCTTCCATCAATTCGGACCACTCAGGAACAAACGGCACGCCATCTCCAAACGAGAAGAGCGCGGAGGCTGTTTTGAAAGCTCAAGCTGCTGCAGCGGCTGAGCGGAAgcgcaaggacaaggaggacgCGGCGACACTACAGAAACTGGAAAAGACAATACGCCGAGATCTTGGTGCTCGTACCAGCTATTCTAAGTATGCGGCTGCCGCTGGGCTTCAAGAGGGCCTGTTTGGTGTCTGCAAGGCATATGCACTTTTTGACGAAGGTGTTGGCTACGCACAGGGTATGAATTTTCTCATCATGCCACTACTATTCAAC ATGCCTGAGCAGGAAGCTTTCTGTCTCCTTGTTCGACTAATGAATCACTACAAGCTGCGAGATTTGTTTATCCAGGATATGCCGGGATTGCACATGCATCTTTATCAGTTCGAGCGGCTTCTGGAAGACTTCGAGCCAGCATTATACTGCCATCTTCACCGGCGAGGAATATCCCCTCACCTCTATGCCACGCAATGGTTCTTGACGCTTTTTGCCTACCGGTTCCCTCTTCAGCTAGTCCTCCGCATCTACGACCTTATCTTCTCCGAGGGCTTGTCAGCAATTCTACGCTTCGGAATTGTTCTAATGCAGAAGAATGCCAGCATTCTCCTGGGTTTATCTGATATGCAGCAACTCACCACATACCTGAAGGACAAACTGTTCGACGTCTATATTGATAAGGATCCTAGCCATGGCAGTCTTCTTGAAAATGGTTTCTTTGGAAGCTCGAGCTCTAGCATTGATAAGGAGGTCTATCGCGCAGACCAGCTCGTAAAAGATGCCTGCGAAGTTAAAATTACACCAGAAATGCTCAAATCTTATAGCACAGAATGGGAAGAGAAaaccaaggccgagaaggatCGTGAGAACGAACTCTTGGAGCTCCGCACATCGAATCATAATCTCTCTATTCAAGTCCGGAAACTGGAGGAGAGGGTTGAGGTATGCGATCGTGAGCAGGCAGATCTGGCCACAGAGCTTGTGCACACAAAGGTTGAAAACCAGGAACTCAAAGACGAGAATGACAGCATGAGGGGTCAAGTTCGGGAGCTGAAGATCGTCATCGAGAAGCAACCCATGGAAATAGAGGAGACTTGGAAACTTGAGCGGGACGATCTGATGAAACGCAATATGCATGTTCATGAGGAGAACCAAAGACTTGAAAAGGAGCTGTCCGAGTTGGAAGAAGAGTTGGTCCAGACGAAGCTGCGCTATGCAGAG ATCAACTCTCAGCACGAGACCTTGAATCGTAAGTGGACTGACTTGAAGCGTCAGTTTGCATGA